In Fructilactobacillus cliffordii, a single genomic region encodes these proteins:
- a CDS encoding formate--tetrahydrofolate ligase — translation MKSDIEIAQAAEPWPIEKVAAAAVFQPEEVLPYGREKAKIERKEPVDRDQFGKLVLVTSINPTPAGEGKSTVAVGLADAMQQAGQQTMLALREPSLGPVMGMKGGATGGGYSQVIPMDDINLHFTGDFHALTVAQNTLVSLIDNSIYQGNPLNLDPRQIIVKRVLDVNDRDLRHIVIGLGGRTSGVPREGSFEITAASEMMAILTLSTDLADLKRRINRIVVGYTYDRQPVTVAELGVGGALATLLKDAILPNLVQTIAHTPALIHGGPFANIAQGTNSIQATQLALQQADYTVTEAGFGADLGGEKFLDVKTPLLGKHPDAIVVVATVRALKMHGGLAKDQLDHEDLDALHKGLANLGRHLHSMKRYGIPVVVAVNRFTNDTEAELQMAVDYSNEHDVPAYPADVWGQGGNGARELAAGVIAAADQPANFTPLYEPTDDVETKLNRIVTQIYGGQGVELEPKAQKQLRQLVDQGWDHLPVIVAKTQYSLTDDAKRLGAPTDFKIHIREFVPKLGAGFIVAMAGSILTMPGLPKHPAAEKIEITDDGTISGLY, via the coding sequence ATGAAAAGTGATATTGAAATTGCTCAGGCAGCGGAACCATGGCCAATTGAAAAGGTGGCAGCGGCGGCTGTCTTTCAACCAGAGGAAGTGTTACCGTACGGCCGGGAAAAGGCCAAGATTGAACGAAAAGAACCGGTGGACCGTGATCAATTTGGTAAGCTTGTGCTAGTCACTTCGATTAATCCAACGCCGGCTGGCGAAGGAAAGTCGACGGTGGCGGTTGGATTAGCGGATGCGATGCAACAAGCGGGGCAGCAAACTATGTTAGCGCTCCGGGAACCGTCCTTAGGCCCTGTGATGGGAATGAAGGGTGGTGCTACCGGGGGTGGTTACTCCCAAGTCATCCCGATGGACGACATTAACCTGCACTTTACGGGCGATTTTCACGCCCTAACCGTGGCCCAGAATACGTTGGTGTCCTTGATTGATAACAGCATCTATCAGGGCAATCCGTTAAACCTAGATCCGCGGCAAATCATTGTAAAACGGGTCTTAGACGTTAACGACCGGGATTTACGCCACATCGTGATTGGACTGGGTGGTCGGACCAGTGGAGTACCACGGGAAGGGAGCTTTGAAATCACGGCCGCTTCCGAAATGATGGCGATTTTAACCCTGTCGACTGACCTAGCGGATTTGAAACGACGAATTAACCGGATCGTGGTGGGCTACACTTACGATCGCCAACCAGTCACGGTAGCCGAACTGGGAGTCGGGGGCGCCTTAGCGACCCTATTAAAGGACGCCATCTTACCGAACCTCGTGCAAACGATTGCGCACACCCCGGCCTTGATCCACGGGGGACCCTTTGCCAACATCGCACAGGGAACCAACTCGATTCAGGCCACGCAGTTAGCGCTGCAACAAGCTGACTATACCGTTACGGAAGCCGGCTTCGGTGCCGACCTCGGAGGGGAAAAATTCCTGGACGTTAAGACGCCGTTACTGGGCAAGCATCCGGATGCGATCGTGGTGGTAGCCACGGTCCGGGCGCTCAAAATGCACGGTGGGCTGGCGAAGGATCAGCTCGATCACGAAGACCTAGATGCTCTGCACAAGGGGCTCGCTAACCTCGGCCGGCACCTCCACAGCATGAAACGTTATGGGATTCCCGTGGTGGTAGCTGTGAACCGGTTTACCAACGATACGGAGGCCGAACTCCAGATGGCTGTGGATTATTCCAATGAACACGACGTTCCTGCTTACCCAGCCGATGTCTGGGGTCAAGGTGGAAATGGAGCACGAGAATTAGCAGCAGGGGTCATTGCTGCTGCGGATCAACCTGCGAACTTCACACCGCTTTACGAACCCACGGACGACGTGGAAACCAAGTTGAACCGGATTGTCACCCAAATTTATGGGGGCCAAGGAGTTGAATTGGAACCCAAGGCGCAGAAGCAACTACGTCAGTTAGTCGACCAGGGCTGGGATCACTTGCCGGTGATTGTGGCGAAGACTCAGTACTCGCTAACGGACGATGCCAAACGCTTGGGAGCACCGACCGATTTTAAGATTCACATTCGGGAGTTTGTGCCAAAACTAGGGGCGGGCTTCATCGTGGCGATGGCCGGGAGCATCCTGACGATGCCCGGTTTGCCGAAACATCCGGCGGCCGAAAAGATTGAAATTACGGACGACGGAACGATTAGTGGTCTGTACTAG
- a CDS encoding aminotransferase class I/II-fold pyridoxal phosphate-dependent enzyme, with product MVNLIDAVQPNVIKTQLSDIYGFSEQLAQIPDLVSLTIGEPDFPTPEHVKKAGMAAIAADESHYTATWGRIGTRTAAANYLKQRYDVDYDPATQVVITNGVTEAMYATLATFVGKGDEVLLPTPAFPVYDSLVELNGGKLVEIDTQPDEFLLTPERLRATLQEHPHAKVLIVNFPSNPTGRSYSADQIQALAKVISQTNLVVVSDEIYSELTYTGRHVSLAKYLPDQTILFNGLSKSHAMTGWRIGVAAGPAPVMTEIAKVRELMSTSVMTAAQVAAEEAFGNGMDDAAPMRAEYERRRDYVYNEFTRLGFACEKPQGAFYLFAKIPERFHLNSAAFCQDVAKTVKVGMIPGSSFGAGGEGYVRISYATSMSNLEEAIRRLQVYSDEH from the coding sequence ATGGTAAATTTAATTGATGCAGTGCAACCAAACGTCATTAAAACCCAGTTATCGGATATTTATGGGTTTAGTGAACAATTGGCGCAGATTCCGGACCTCGTGTCGTTAACCATCGGGGAACCGGACTTTCCAACCCCGGAACACGTCAAAAAAGCGGGAATGGCAGCTATTGCAGCTGACGAAAGTCACTATACCGCCACTTGGGGCCGGATTGGGACTAGGACAGCAGCTGCCAACTACCTAAAACAACGCTACGACGTTGACTATGACCCGGCAACGCAGGTCGTCATCACGAACGGGGTTACAGAAGCGATGTATGCCACGCTGGCGACCTTCGTGGGGAAGGGCGACGAGGTCTTACTACCGACACCTGCTTTTCCAGTGTATGATTCGCTGGTGGAACTCAACGGAGGGAAGCTGGTGGAAATTGATACCCAACCCGATGAGTTTCTGTTAACGCCGGAGCGGTTGCGGGCTACGTTACAGGAACATCCGCACGCTAAGGTGTTGATTGTGAACTTTCCGTCTAACCCAACTGGACGCAGTTATTCGGCAGACCAAATTCAGGCACTAGCAAAGGTAATTTCCCAAACAAACTTGGTGGTGGTTAGTGACGAAATTTACAGTGAATTAACCTATACCGGGCGACACGTTTCGCTCGCCAAGTATTTACCGGACCAAACCATTTTGTTTAACGGGTTGTCCAAATCCCACGCGATGACTGGTTGGCGGATTGGGGTGGCCGCTGGGCCGGCCCCGGTCATGACCGAAATTGCAAAGGTTCGCGAATTAATGTCTACTTCAGTGATGACGGCAGCCCAGGTGGCCGCCGAAGAAGCTTTTGGCAACGGAATGGATGATGCCGCTCCGATGCGTGCGGAATACGAACGCCGACGGGACTACGTGTACAACGAATTTACGCGCTTGGGCTTTGCCTGTGAGAAACCGCAAGGGGCTTTTTATCTCTTTGCTAAGATTCCGGAACGGTTTCATTTGAACAGTGCGGCCTTTTGTCAGGACGTGGCAAAGACGGTGAAAGTCGGCATGATTCCTGGTTCAAGTTTTGGCGCCGGGGGCGAAGGCTACGTGCGAATTAGCTATGCCACCAGCATGAGTAACTTAGAAGAAGCTATTCGGCGACTGCAAGTTTATTCTGATGAACATTAA
- a CDS encoding Xaa-Pro dipeptidyl-peptidase translates to MKINQFAQLTNVPLAQIQQELADVGFAVAPAPLKEMLWAYLQKIHWHNNSRISLLDHFNQYLVTPTTTLAQFFTDDQPLTTEIFTLIGLQLLGFQVGPDFKAETPQASWQKLGLAPLPEVTDADSLERAWYQLLTTHTPQVLTYLDQLAAQGYFTQAHFDHQHPLYFNGKAQAVFNVREFHYETVFVETDFDSDGDGQNDLLKVEITRPDALTPVPAVYTASPYDQGINEKLGEQLTHDVNVDLQPKPASQFQPQPTAPLASGQAHDVNGQADDATLTHEPHPGYTLNDFLLPRGFASVYAAGIGTIDSDGLQTCGDQYQTASTIAVIEWLHGDRRAFTNRTDGITIKADWCNGSVGMTGRSYLGTLAIAAATTGVPGLKTIIPEAAISSWYDYYRENGLVVAPGGFQGEDADVLAGETFSRSLRAGDEFRTKAAFTQQLQSLQTGQERQTGNYNQFWDDRNYRNHDQQVQADVLLVHGLNDWNVKLKNAGHFWQDIQALPISKKLILHQGQHMYLNAFPSFDYSDLVNLWLSNKLAGVENGVDVAVPAVIVQDNVTPETWHAQPNWLTKAPTEHVLQFNRQHWTQSYSADQFHTFSTHPEQWEQKLLSLDDQELDPQRTVALLNLDYELTINGTVTIDVAVSSDQPVGMLSAVLLDVGEARRLQPAPTVSAPRGLPLGYQWYRDDIREFQLEKFPSDHKIISRVHLNLQNRTSPAVTEPIAPGKFSQLHLDFQPVYYHLPKDRRLAVVLYATDFMMTNRNRQAINYQLQPASVRLQLPEQ, encoded by the coding sequence ATGAAAATCAACCAATTTGCCCAACTTACGAACGTTCCACTTGCCCAGATCCAGCAAGAACTGGCCGACGTCGGCTTTGCTGTTGCCCCGGCACCACTCAAGGAGATGCTCTGGGCTTACTTACAAAAGATACACTGGCACAACAACAGTCGGATCTCCTTATTAGATCATTTCAACCAGTACCTGGTCACTCCAACCACTACCCTGGCTCAATTCTTCACCGATGACCAACCCCTGACGACTGAGATTTTCACTCTCATCGGCCTCCAGTTACTGGGTTTTCAGGTCGGTCCCGATTTTAAAGCAGAAACGCCCCAGGCCAGCTGGCAAAAGTTAGGCCTTGCACCCTTACCTGAAGTTACGGATGCCGATTCCTTAGAGCGCGCCTGGTATCAGCTGCTCACCACTCACACTCCCCAGGTTTTAACCTATCTCGATCAGTTGGCGGCCCAGGGCTACTTTACTCAAGCTCATTTTGACCACCAACACCCGCTGTACTTCAACGGCAAGGCCCAAGCAGTTTTTAACGTCCGGGAATTTCACTACGAAACCGTGTTTGTGGAAACTGATTTTGATTCCGATGGCGACGGCCAAAACGACCTGCTGAAAGTCGAAATCACCCGTCCCGACGCCTTAACGCCGGTTCCAGCGGTCTACACGGCTTCTCCATACGACCAGGGTATTAACGAAAAGTTGGGTGAACAACTCACCCACGACGTGAACGTGGACTTGCAACCTAAACCAGCTAGTCAGTTTCAACCCCAACCAACCGCTCCCTTAGCGTCAGGACAAGCCCATGATGTCAACGGTCAGGCTGACGACGCCACCTTAACTCACGAACCCCATCCGGGCTACACCCTCAACGATTTCTTGTTACCTCGAGGCTTTGCCAGCGTTTATGCGGCTGGGATTGGGACGATTGATTCGGATGGACTGCAAACTTGTGGTGATCAGTACCAAACAGCCAGCACCATCGCGGTAATTGAGTGGCTCCACGGCGACCGCCGCGCCTTCACCAACCGGACCGACGGCATCACCATCAAAGCCGACTGGTGTAACGGCTCCGTCGGAATGACCGGCCGTTCTTACCTAGGCACGTTAGCAATTGCTGCTGCAACTACCGGAGTTCCTGGTCTAAAAACCATCATTCCCGAGGCCGCCATTTCGTCCTGGTACGATTACTACCGCGAAAACGGATTGGTCGTGGCCCCCGGTGGTTTTCAAGGAGAGGATGCCGATGTGCTGGCCGGCGAAACCTTCTCGCGTAGTCTTCGAGCTGGAGATGAGTTCCGAACCAAGGCAGCTTTTACCCAGCAACTCCAGTCCCTGCAGACGGGTCAAGAGCGTCAGACCGGTAACTACAACCAGTTCTGGGACGACCGCAACTACCGCAACCACGACCAACAGGTGCAAGCCGACGTGCTATTAGTTCACGGTTTAAACGACTGGAACGTGAAGCTCAAGAACGCCGGGCACTTTTGGCAAGACATTCAAGCGCTTCCAATTAGCAAAAAATTGATCTTGCACCAGGGCCAACACATGTACCTAAACGCCTTTCCGTCCTTTGACTACTCCGACCTCGTGAACCTGTGGCTCAGCAACAAGCTGGCCGGCGTGGAAAACGGGGTGGACGTGGCGGTGCCCGCAGTAATTGTGCAAGACAACGTCACTCCCGAAACCTGGCACGCTCAACCCAACTGGCTCACAAAGGCTCCCACGGAACACGTGTTACAGTTTAATCGCCAGCACTGGACGCAATCCTACTCTGCAGACCAATTCCACACCTTTAGCACCCACCCCGAGCAGTGGGAACAAAAACTGCTTAGTTTGGATGACCAGGAGTTGGATCCGCAACGAACGGTGGCTCTGTTAAACCTTGATTACGAGCTCACCATCAACGGAACCGTCACCATCGACGTCGCCGTCAGCAGTGATCAACCAGTGGGAATGTTGAGCGCAGTCCTCTTGGACGTGGGGGAAGCCCGCCGTTTACAACCCGCCCCAACCGTTTCAGCTCCTCGTGGCCTGCCCTTAGGGTACCAATGGTATCGAGATGACATCCGCGAGTTCCAACTGGAAAAGTTTCCGAGCGACCACAAAATTATTTCCCGGGTCCATCTCAACCTGCAAAATCGGACCAGTCCGGCCGTGACGGAACCGATTGCTCCCGGAAAATTCTCTCAACTGCATTTAGATTTTCAACCGGTTTACTACCATTTACCGAAAGACCGGCGCCTCGCCGTGGTTCTCTATGCCACCGACTTTATGATGACCAACCGGAACCGACAAGCAATTAATTACCAGTTACAGCCCGCAAGCGTACGGCTGCAACTACCCGAACAGTAA
- a CDS encoding L-lactate dehydrogenase, translating into MTKKHQKVVLVGDGAVGSSYAFAMVQQALAEEFVIVDINKDRTEGDAMDLEDAIPFTAAKNIYSGDYPDCKDADLVVITAGAPQKPGETRLDLVNKNLKILSSIVKPVVNSGFDGIFLVAANPVDILTYATQKISGFPKEKVFGSGTSLDTSRFRVAVAKKFDIDPASVDAYILGEHGDSEFADIDEASVGNVPLVKYAADRGVSKDTLLELEDDTRNKAYQIINKKGATFYGVGTSLMRISRAILRNENAVLPVGAPMDGQYGLNDIYIGSPAVVNAHGIADVLEVQLSEEEQAKMAASAKTLKEIAEKGMKETGLA; encoded by the coding sequence ATGACTAAGAAACACCAAAAAGTTGTTTTGGTTGGAGACGGAGCCGTGGGTTCATCATACGCCTTTGCCATGGTACAACAAGCATTAGCTGAAGAATTTGTCATTGTTGATATTAACAAGGACCGGACCGAAGGAGACGCAATGGACTTGGAAGATGCCATTCCATTTACGGCTGCCAAAAACATTTACTCCGGTGACTACCCAGATTGTAAGGATGCTGACCTGGTGGTTATCACAGCCGGTGCTCCCCAAAAACCGGGTGAAACTCGTCTCGACTTGGTTAACAAGAACTTAAAGATTTTATCTTCCATCGTTAAACCAGTGGTTAACTCCGGTTTCGACGGCATCTTCTTAGTAGCCGCTAACCCAGTTGACATCTTGACTTACGCTACCCAAAAGATTTCTGGTTTTCCAAAGGAAAAGGTTTTTGGTTCCGGTACTTCTTTAGATACCAGCCGGTTCCGGGTGGCAGTTGCCAAAAAGTTTGACATTGACCCCGCTAGTGTTGATGCTTACATTTTAGGTGAACACGGTGACTCCGAATTTGCTGACATCGACGAAGCTTCCGTTGGTAACGTTCCGTTAGTAAAATACGCTGCTGATCGTGGTGTTTCCAAAGACACCCTCTTAGAATTAGAGGATGATACTCGGAACAAAGCTTACCAAATCATCAACAAGAAGGGTGCTACTTTCTACGGAGTCGGAACTTCCCTAATGCGGATTTCTCGTGCCATTCTCCGGAACGAAAATGCTGTTCTCCCCGTTGGTGCTCCAATGGACGGTCAATACGGCTTGAACGACATTTACATTGGTTCACCAGCCGTGGTTAACGCGCACGGAATTGCCGATGTTCTTGAAGTTCAACTTAGTGAAGAAGAACAAGCTAAAATGGCTGCTTCCGCTAAGACTTTAAAAGAAATTGCCGAAAAAGGAATGAAAGAAACTGGTTTAGCTTAA
- the purH gene encoding bifunctional phosphoribosylaminoimidazolecarboxamide formyltransferase/IMP cyclohydrolase — protein sequence MKRALISVSDKTNVVTFAQRLVAADYEVVSTGGTYKTLAAAGVPVTPIEKVTNFPEMLDGRVKTLHPNVHAGLLAKRDNEAHMQQLADHQITPIDVVAVNLYPFKQTITQPDVSEADAIEQIDIGGPSMLRSGAKNFASVLTVVDPDDYGRVLDAIQTDHNTIELRKELAAKVFRHTAAYDAVIAQYLSKPDFTEKITNSYDLFEPLRYGENSQQAAAAYKDAVPEAYSVLNADIMHGKQLSYNNIRDADAALRMIAEFKEPTVVTVKHMNPAGIGKADTIEAAWDKAFEGDSISIFGGIVALNRKVDFATAHKMHQIFLEIIIAPDYDDDAYAELAQKKNLRILKLPFTNQIPQRIETTSVLGGAVMQERDLDVETVADLEVVSKHQPTPEQLKAMVFAQTVVKYAKSNAIVVATADQTLGIGAGQPNRIDSVKIAIKHAQTKSNYDQAVLASDAFFPMDDSVSFAAEHGITAVVEPGGSIKDQDSIDKANELGVALVFTGKRHFKH from the coding sequence ATGAAACGAGCCTTAATTAGTGTGTCTGATAAAACAAACGTAGTGACCTTTGCCCAAAGGCTAGTTGCCGCTGATTATGAAGTGGTATCGACTGGAGGAACTTACAAGACGTTGGCCGCGGCGGGGGTTCCCGTTACACCAATTGAAAAAGTGACTAATTTTCCCGAAATGTTGGACGGCCGGGTGAAAACCTTACATCCCAACGTCCACGCTGGTTTATTGGCCAAGCGGGATAACGAAGCGCACATGCAACAACTAGCAGATCATCAGATCACGCCGATTGACGTGGTGGCGGTGAACCTCTATCCCTTCAAACAAACGATTACGCAACCGGACGTTAGCGAAGCGGATGCAATTGAGCAAATTGACATTGGTGGACCCAGCATGTTGCGGTCAGGAGCGAAAAACTTTGCTTCGGTTCTGACGGTGGTGGATCCGGATGATTACGGACGGGTCTTAGACGCCATCCAAACTGACCACAACACCATTGAACTGCGTAAAGAACTGGCTGCCAAGGTCTTTCGCCACACCGCTGCGTACGATGCCGTGATTGCTCAGTACCTAAGCAAACCGGACTTTACCGAAAAAATCACTAACAGTTACGACCTGTTTGAACCGCTCCGGTACGGGGAAAACTCCCAACAAGCGGCCGCTGCTTACAAAGATGCCGTTCCGGAAGCTTATTCCGTCTTAAATGCCGACATCATGCACGGCAAGCAATTATCCTACAACAACATCCGGGATGCGGATGCAGCGCTACGGATGATTGCCGAATTTAAGGAACCCACGGTGGTAACCGTCAAGCACATGAACCCCGCTGGAATTGGGAAAGCGGATACGATTGAAGCAGCTTGGGATAAAGCTTTTGAAGGCGATAGCATCTCTATCTTTGGGGGAATTGTGGCCTTGAACCGCAAGGTGGACTTTGCGACGGCACACAAGATGCACCAGATTTTCTTGGAAATCATCATTGCTCCCGATTATGACGACGATGCCTACGCGGAATTAGCCCAAAAGAAGAACCTACGGATTTTGAAACTGCCGTTCACGAACCAGATTCCCCAACGGATTGAAACCACTTCTGTGTTAGGCGGAGCGGTCATGCAGGAACGGGACTTAGACGTGGAAACGGTGGCTGATTTAGAGGTGGTTTCAAAGCACCAACCAACTCCCGAACAATTAAAGGCTATGGTCTTTGCCCAAACGGTCGTGAAGTACGCAAAGTCTAACGCCATCGTGGTCGCTACGGCGGATCAAACCCTGGGGATTGGGGCCGGACAACCGAACCGGATTGATTCGGTTAAGATTGCGATTAAACACGCGCAGACTAAATCCAACTACGATCAAGCGGTTTTGGCTTCCGATGCCTTCTTCCCGATGGACGACTCGGTCAGTTTTGCAGCTGAACACGGGATTACAGCCGTGGTGGAACCCGGCGGTTCGATTAAGGACCAGGATTCGATTGATAAGGCCAACGAACTCGGGGTTGCCCTCGTCTTCACCGGTAAACGGCACTTTAAGCACTAG
- the purD gene encoding phosphoribosylamine--glycine ligase has protein sequence MANVLVVGGGAREHAIAQTFLRSPQVEQVLLAPGNELMEQTTNLTCLPIALTDFIGLKAAVSEHHVDLTFVGSEEPLVAGIVDAFQADGLPIFGPTQAAAQLEGSKDFMKQLLHNYQIPTAQSETVTNLEQAQAVVADFGFPVVVKTDGLAAGKGVTIHQTKTEAVQWLTEFYQHHPAAKLVLEEYLTGFEYSFFTFVGSQQIIHAPVAHDYKRRNAGDQGPNTGGMGAYSPVSKVTPTIVQQTITELVQPTLDALAAEGRLFTGVLYTGAMLTKDGPKVIEFNVRLGDPETQVILPQLQSDFYQFVQDLLAGRPVQPKWQTGQTYLGVVLTNPDYPQANQTWYQLPQLPTDVTIDYANGVVRDGKLMSNGGRIVTVVTHAADLQQVHQQLYQKLNALQTELTFRPDIGQNVTK, from the coding sequence ATGGCAAACGTACTAGTAGTTGGTGGTGGCGCCCGCGAACACGCCATTGCGCAAACCTTTTTACGTAGTCCGCAAGTGGAGCAGGTCTTGCTTGCACCCGGCAACGAGTTAATGGAACAGACGACCAACTTGACTTGTTTACCGATTGCGTTGACTGATTTTATTGGATTAAAGGCCGCTGTTTCCGAGCACCACGTGGACTTGACCTTTGTCGGTAGTGAAGAACCGCTGGTTGCCGGAATTGTTGATGCCTTTCAAGCGGATGGACTCCCGATTTTTGGGCCCACCCAAGCGGCAGCTCAACTAGAGGGCTCCAAGGATTTTATGAAACAACTTCTCCACAATTATCAGATTCCTACGGCGCAGTCTGAGACCGTAACCAACCTGGAACAAGCCCAAGCAGTGGTTGCTGATTTCGGCTTTCCGGTGGTAGTCAAAACCGATGGCTTGGCCGCTGGTAAGGGAGTAACGATTCACCAGACGAAAACCGAGGCCGTGCAGTGGTTGACGGAGTTTTACCAGCATCATCCTGCTGCTAAGTTGGTGCTTGAGGAATACCTAACCGGATTTGAATATTCCTTTTTCACGTTCGTGGGCTCACAGCAAATCATTCACGCACCGGTCGCTCACGATTACAAACGACGTAATGCGGGTGATCAGGGTCCCAATACCGGAGGAATGGGCGCTTACAGTCCGGTTTCTAAGGTAACGCCGACAATTGTTCAGCAAACGATTACTGAACTAGTTCAACCCACGTTAGACGCGTTAGCGGCAGAAGGCCGACTCTTTACCGGAGTTCTGTATACCGGAGCAATGTTGACTAAGGATGGTCCCAAGGTGATTGAGTTTAACGTCCGGCTTGGTGATCCAGAGACCCAGGTGATCTTACCTCAACTGCAGAGCGATTTTTATCAATTTGTGCAGGATTTGCTAGCCGGTCGTCCCGTTCAACCGAAGTGGCAAACGGGACAAACCTATTTAGGTGTGGTGCTGACCAATCCGGATTATCCCCAGGCTAATCAGACCTGGTACCAGCTGCCCCAGTTACCGACGGACGTCACCATTGACTACGCTAACGGAGTGGTCCGGGACGGAAAATTGATGAGTAACGGTGGTCGAATCGTGACGGTTGTAACGCACGCGGCGGATTTGCAGCAGGTCCACCAGCAGCTGTATCAAAAATTGAATGCGTTGCAAACAGAGTTGACTTTTCGACCGGATATCGGTCAGAATGTAACCAAGTAA
- the purN gene encoding phosphoribosylglycinamide formyltransferase, whose amino-acid sequence MEQITRLAIMASGNGTNLSAIVDWFQRVSVAAQIVRVIVDQPQAPVIQRAEHAGLPVTVVDYHDYPKKADAEAVILRQLAADHVDAVVLAGFMRILSPQFVARYPRHIVNLHPALLPSFPGRHGIEDAYQYGVKITGVTVHFVNDGVDSGEIIAQSPVAVYADDTVASLATRIHETEHQLYPKTLIELINQGELNHETSLN is encoded by the coding sequence ATGGAACAAATAACGAGGCTAGCAATCATGGCCTCTGGAAACGGGACGAATTTAAGTGCCATCGTGGACTGGTTCCAACGGGTTTCGGTGGCGGCTCAAATCGTGCGGGTGATTGTGGATCAACCACAAGCCCCCGTGATTCAACGGGCCGAACACGCTGGTTTGCCGGTCACGGTCGTGGATTATCACGACTATCCGAAGAAAGCGGATGCGGAGGCCGTGATTTTACGCCAACTTGCTGCGGATCACGTTGACGCGGTGGTGCTCGCCGGCTTCATGCGGATTCTATCACCACAGTTTGTGGCCCGGTATCCGCGCCACATCGTGAACTTGCATCCGGCGCTGTTACCCAGTTTTCCAGGTCGTCACGGGATTGAAGATGCCTATCAGTACGGCGTAAAGATTACCGGCGTCACCGTGCACTTCGTCAACGATGGTGTGGATAGTGGTGAAATCATTGCCCAGTCACCAGTGGCCGTGTACGCAGACGATACCGTGGCGAGTCTGGCCACCCGGATTCACGAAACGGAACACCAATTGTATCCCAAGACGTTAATCGAGTTAATCAACCAAGGAGAATTAAACCATGAAACGAGCCTTAATTAG
- a CDS encoding CtsR family transcriptional regulator — protein MTHHSMSDTIEEYLKQLLLSADTAEVEIRRSDIADHFDVVPSQINYVIKTRFTLRDGYVVQSKRGGGGYIRIEQIDLASDTDVFDQLVASIGTRITQKDEEDILTTLYNNGLLSTREVNMISSILTHEAIAITDAETEEKVRANVLTALLSRLRYEC, from the coding sequence ATGACACATCACAGCATGTCAGATACAATCGAAGAATATTTAAAGCAATTGTTACTTAGTGCGGATACGGCAGAAGTGGAAATCAGACGTTCAGATATTGCCGACCACTTTGACGTTGTTCCCTCTCAGATTAATTACGTGATTAAAACGCGGTTTACGCTGCGAGACGGCTACGTTGTGCAGAGTAAGCGGGGTGGCGGTGGTTACATTCGGATTGAACAGATTGATCTAGCGAGTGACACGGACGTGTTTGACCAGTTAGTGGCTTCCATTGGAACCCGAATTACCCAAAAAGACGAAGAAGATATTTTGACCACCCTTTATAACAACGGGTTACTTTCAACCCGCGAAGTTAACATGATCTCTTCCATCTTAACTCATGAAGCAATTGCAATTACTGATGCTGAAACAGAAGAAAAAGTGCGAGCAAACGTGCTAACGGCGCTGTTAAGCCGATTACGGTACGAATGCTAA